One Candidatus Methylomirabilota bacterium genomic region harbors:
- a CDS encoding SurA N-terminal domain-containing protein, giving the protein MISVMREYARSLKIVLLVVIVVFILTSGVLFYFGTSPFGSTGARSSAVAVVNGEEIPRERYQRAQANIMAAYERMARQRLTPEMAERLGLSQQVMNELVTEAIVIQGAAKEGIRVTDDELRTTIQQIREFQENGRFSRDEYLKVLRQVRLDPGQFETEVRRQLARRKMEAIIKQGVKVSEEEVRQAYAQRNERVRAAWAHAEFKPAMAAVQVADADLEPYVKAHAAQFSQPERRKLQYVLVAPAKQPPAVTDAEVEAYYKEHGSEFEEPKRVRVAHVLVRVPPVGGSDAENAAKAKIEDVIKRARGGEDFAKLAREISEDKASAAQGGELGLVGPGELVAPFEQAAFALKKGEISEPVRTPFGYHAIRVLDIREGGKTPLKDVAAKIKETLGTQKAERAAAARADEVKTALAAAPDFAAEAKRLGLEAHESLFGRGDGLAEAGRDPQVDETLFGLAPGGVSAPIKIAGGYLIAKVVAQVPAGVPPLPEIRDRVVEAIKRERAEQQVTDKARALIASLGKGGDFAATAKAEGFTTGSLPAFSRAEPPKDRGSLPPGVLLAAVQTPAGQIAEPVRGEGGVYVVKTLERQPAPADGFEKERSDLEKQVLEQKRALAWEDWIRGRLAAAKIEVGGQPATMTR; this is encoded by the coding sequence GTGATCAGCGTGATGCGTGAATACGCCCGGAGCCTGAAGATCGTGCTCCTGGTCGTCATCGTGGTCTTCATCCTCACCTCCGGCGTGCTCTTCTACTTCGGCACGAGCCCGTTCGGGAGCACCGGCGCGCGGAGCAGTGCGGTGGCGGTGGTCAACGGGGAGGAGATCCCGCGCGAGCGCTACCAGCGGGCCCAGGCCAACATCATGGCCGCCTACGAGCGGATGGCCCGCCAGCGGCTCACCCCGGAGATGGCCGAGCGCCTCGGGCTGTCGCAGCAGGTGATGAACGAGCTGGTGACCGAAGCGATCGTCATCCAGGGCGCGGCGAAGGAAGGCATCCGCGTCACCGACGACGAGCTGCGCACCACCATCCAGCAGATCCGGGAGTTCCAGGAGAACGGGCGGTTCTCGCGCGACGAGTATCTCAAGGTCCTGCGTCAGGTTCGCCTCGATCCGGGTCAGTTCGAGACCGAGGTGCGCCGTCAGCTCGCCCGCCGCAAGATGGAGGCGATCATCAAGCAGGGCGTGAAGGTCTCCGAGGAGGAGGTGCGCCAGGCCTACGCGCAGCGCAACGAGCGGGTGCGCGCCGCCTGGGCCCACGCCGAGTTCAAGCCGGCGATGGCGGCGGTGCAGGTCGCCGACGCCGACCTCGAGCCCTACGTCAAGGCCCACGCCGCGCAGTTCAGCCAGCCGGAGCGGCGGAAGCTGCAGTACGTGCTGGTCGCGCCGGCCAAGCAGCCGCCGGCGGTGACCGACGCGGAGGTCGAGGCCTACTACAAGGAGCACGGCAGCGAGTTCGAGGAGCCCAAGCGCGTGCGGGTGGCCCACGTGCTGGTGCGGGTGCCGCCGGTCGGCGGCAGCGATGCCGAGAACGCGGCGAAGGCCAAGATCGAGGACGTGATCAAGCGGGCCCGCGGCGGCGAGGATTTCGCCAAGCTCGCGCGCGAGATCTCCGAGGACAAGGCGAGCGCCGCGCAGGGCGGCGAGCTGGGGCTGGTGGGGCCCGGCGAGCTGGTGGCCCCCTTCGAGCAGGCCGCCTTCGCGCTGAAGAAGGGCGAGATCTCGGAGCCGGTGCGCACGCCCTTCGGCTATCACGCCATCCGGGTGCTCGACATCCGCGAGGGCGGCAAGACCCCGCTCAAGGACGTGGCCGCGAAGATCAAGGAGACGCTCGGCACCCAGAAGGCCGAGCGGGCCGCCGCGGCGCGGGCCGACGAAGTGAAGACCGCGCTGGCCGCGGCCCCCGACTTCGCCGCGGAGGCCAAGCGGCTCGGGCTCGAGGCGCACGAGTCGCTGTTCGGGCGCGGCGACGGCCTCGCCGAGGCCGGCCGCGATCCGCAGGTGGACGAGACGCTCTTCGGGCTGGCCCCGGGGGGCGTGTCGGCGCCGATCAAGATCGCCGGCGGCTATCTCATCGCCAAGGTGGTGGCGCAGGTGCCGGCCGGCGTGCCGCCGCTCCCCGAGATCCGCGATCGGGTGGTCGAGGCGATCAAGCGGGAGCGGGCCGAGCAGCAGGTGACCGACAAGGCCCGGGCGCTGATCGCTTCACTCGGCAAGGGCGGCGACTTCGCCGCGACCGCGAAGGCGGAAGGCTTCACCACCGGATCGCTGCCCGCGTTCTCGCGCGCGGAGCCGCCGAAGGACCGGGGCTCGCTCCCGCCCGGCGTGCTGCTGGCCGCCGTGCAGACGCCGGCCGGGCAGATCGCGGAGCCGGTGCGGGGGGAAGGCGGCGTCTACGTGGTCAAGACGCTCGAACGCCAGCCCGCGCCCGCGGACGGCTTCGAGAAGGAGCGCTCGGACCTGGAGAAGCAGGTCCTCGAGCAGAAGCGGGCGCTCGCGTGGGAAGACTGGATCCGAGGCCGGCTCGCCGCCGCCAAGATCGAGGTGGGCGGCCAGCCCGCGACCATGACTCGCTGA
- a CDS encoding NCS2 family permease — MLERCFELHRRGATLGGEIRGGLTTFMVMAYIIFVNPAILSFAGVPPLQGQGPSFLATQAATCLIAGAMTIAMGLLTNYPLAVASGMGLNAVVAFQLIAGMKLPWTAAMGVVVLEGLVITLLVLTGFREAIMNAIPVALKRAIGVGIGLFILFIGLVSGGIVKPGPPGVPVTLGDLGSAPVAVAIFGLLLTLWLTARHASGALLVGILASTVVAIVVNQMTGGRAFPIPGQAVWPASLVAWPDLSSLGAGLDFSVFVRVGVITAVVTVFSIMLSDFFDTMGTVIGIGGEAGWLTPAGRLPRLNRVLLVDSVAAMAGGAAGASSATTYIESAAGVAAGARTGLASVVTGACFLLALFFAPLAGVVPAQATAPALIVVGYLMSRVVREIPFADLEEGFPALLTLTVMPFTYSITNGIGAGFIAYCFIKVVRGKGHEVASMMYVAALAFVVYFLLPLLQRLTQG, encoded by the coding sequence GTGCTCGAGCGCTGCTTCGAGCTTCACCGGAGGGGAGCCACCCTCGGCGGGGAGATCCGTGGCGGCCTCACCACGTTCATGGTGATGGCCTACATCATCTTCGTGAACCCGGCGATCCTCTCCTTCGCCGGCGTCCCGCCCCTGCAGGGCCAGGGGCCGTCGTTTCTCGCCACGCAGGCCGCCACGTGTCTCATCGCGGGCGCGATGACGATCGCGATGGGGCTGCTCACCAACTACCCGCTCGCGGTCGCGTCGGGGATGGGGCTCAACGCGGTCGTCGCCTTTCAGCTCATCGCGGGGATGAAGCTGCCGTGGACCGCCGCCATGGGCGTGGTGGTGCTGGAGGGGCTGGTCATCACCCTGCTCGTGCTGACCGGGTTCCGAGAGGCGATCATGAACGCGATCCCGGTGGCGCTGAAGCGCGCGATCGGCGTGGGCATCGGCCTGTTCATCCTGTTCATCGGCCTCGTGTCGGGCGGCATCGTCAAGCCGGGGCCGCCGGGCGTGCCGGTGACGCTCGGGGACCTCGGCTCGGCGCCGGTGGCGGTCGCGATCTTCGGACTTCTGCTCACGCTCTGGCTGACCGCGCGGCACGCGAGCGGGGCGCTCCTCGTCGGCATCCTGGCCAGCACGGTGGTGGCGATCGTGGTCAATCAGATGACCGGCGGCCGCGCCTTCCCGATCCCGGGGCAGGCGGTGTGGCCGGCCAGCCTGGTGGCCTGGCCGGACTTGAGCAGCCTGGGCGCCGGGCTCGACTTCTCGGTGTTCGTGCGGGTCGGCGTGATCACCGCGGTCGTCACCGTGTTCTCGATCATGCTGTCCGATTTCTTCGACACCATGGGCACCGTGATCGGCATCGGGGGCGAGGCCGGCTGGCTCACCCCGGCGGGCCGCCTGCCGCGGCTCAATCGCGTCCTGCTCGTGGACTCGGTTGCCGCGATGGCGGGCGGCGCGGCCGGCGCTTCCTCCGCCACCACCTACATCGAGTCGGCGGCCGGCGTGGCCGCCGGGGCGCGCACCGGGCTCGCGTCGGTGGTGACCGGCGCGTGCTTCCTGCTCGCGCTGTTCTTCGCCCCGCTCGCCGGGGTGGTCCCGGCGCAGGCCACCGCGCCGGCCCTGATCGTGGTCGGGTACCTGATGAGCCGGGTGGTGCGCGAGATACCGTTCGCCGACCTCGAGGAGGGCTTCCCCGCGCTCCTCACCCTGACCGTGATGCCGTTCACCTATTCGATCACCAACGGCATCGGCGCGGGCTTCATCGCCTACTGCTTCATCAAGGTCGTCCGCGGCAAGGGGCACGAGGTGGCGTCCATGATGTACGTGGCCGCGCTGGCCTTCGTGGTCTACTTCCTCCTGCCCCTGCTCCAGCGCCTCACCCAGGGGTGA
- a CDS encoding tRNA (adenine-N1)-methyltransferase, with product MTSARFEDGEQVLLIDQRGRRHLLLLRKGDTFHSDRGWVTHDAIIGQPDGSWVRTSKGTRYLALRPTLAEYVLDMPRGAQVIYPKDLAMVMFWADIFPGARVLEAGMGSGALTLALLRAVGPEGRVVSYEQREDFCRRALANIQTRLGEVTTLTVRIRPVEDGLPEEEPVDRAVFDLPEPWRLVDPVANVLRPGGIFLSYVPTIIQSHQLTEALRRHRGYALVETFETLLRPWNIDGTSVRPFHRMVAHTGFLTVARRVVPEEGVTLPKVADPESD from the coding sequence GTGACCTCGGCTAGGTTCGAGGACGGCGAGCAGGTCCTGCTCATCGACCAGCGCGGCAGGCGTCATCTGCTGCTGCTGCGGAAGGGCGACACCTTCCATTCCGACCGCGGCTGGGTGACGCACGATGCCATCATCGGGCAGCCCGACGGCTCCTGGGTGCGCACGTCCAAGGGCACGCGCTATCTCGCCCTGCGCCCGACGCTGGCCGAGTACGTGCTCGACATGCCGCGTGGCGCCCAGGTCATCTACCCGAAAGACCTGGCGATGGTGATGTTCTGGGCCGACATCTTCCCGGGCGCGCGGGTGCTCGAGGCGGGCATGGGCTCGGGCGCGCTGACCCTGGCCCTCTTGCGCGCGGTGGGGCCGGAGGGCCGCGTCGTCTCTTACGAGCAGCGCGAGGACTTCTGCCGGCGCGCGCTGGCCAACATCCAGACCCGGCTCGGCGAGGTCACCACGCTCACCGTGCGGATCCGGCCGGTGGAGGACGGGCTGCCCGAGGAGGAGCCGGTGGATCGGGCGGTGTTCGATCTGCCCGAGCCCTGGCGCCTCGTGGATCCGGTCGCCAACGTGCTGCGGCCGGGGGGCATCTTTCTCTCGTACGTGCCGACGATCATCCAGTCCCATCAGCTGACCGAGGCGCTCAGACGCCACCGCGGCTACGCGCTGGTCGAGACGTTCGAGACGCTGCTGCGGCCGTGGAACATCGACGGCACCTCGGTTCGGCCGTTCCATCGGATGGTCGCCCACACCGGCTTCCTCACGGTGGCCCGCCGGGTGGTGCCGGAAGAAGGCGTGACGCTGCCGAAGGTGGCGGATCCCGAGAGCGACTGA
- a CDS encoding MFS transporter yields the protein MTPEPASPAVALPAPPGVVASAERARPDMRLLGLLALGHMVIDINQGSLPAILPFIKDALNLSYAATGVIVLTANVTSSLIQPLFGYFADQTARRWLLPLSVVLSTVGLAFTGLAPSYAAVLALVMVTGFGVAAYHPEGYRTATAVAGDRKATGVSIFSTGGNIGIALGPPLMTALLTGFGLAGSLGMLVPGLLAGALLTAVLPRLSAPPPAVAQARAAAAGARTMVGAMSLLILVVAIRSWTQLGFTTFMPFYWENVLHGDPRLIGTLLAVFLGAGAVGTLVVAPLADRLGARRCVVWVFLLSTPIALGFLLVRGGPLVFVLLALLGFVLVSTFTMSVVLGQAYLPRNPGLASGLIVGFAIGAGGVGATGLGWVADHWGLTSALAISASMPIAGFVAALFLPDPRTGDLG from the coding sequence ATGACTCCCGAGCCGGCGTCGCCCGCTGTCGCCCTGCCCGCGCCTCCCGGGGTCGTGGCCTCGGCCGAGCGGGCCCGCCCCGACATGCGTCTGCTCGGCCTGCTCGCCCTGGGCCACATGGTCATCGACATCAACCAGGGCTCGCTGCCCGCGATCCTGCCGTTCATCAAGGACGCGCTGAATCTCTCGTACGCGGCGACCGGCGTGATCGTGCTCACCGCGAACGTGACCTCCTCGCTGATCCAGCCGCTCTTCGGCTACTTCGCCGACCAGACCGCGCGGCGCTGGCTCCTCCCGCTGTCGGTGGTGCTGTCCACGGTGGGGCTGGCGTTCACCGGGCTCGCCCCGTCGTACGCGGCGGTGCTTGCGCTGGTGATGGTCACCGGCTTCGGCGTCGCCGCCTACCATCCCGAGGGCTACCGCACCGCGACCGCGGTGGCGGGAGATCGCAAGGCCACCGGCGTGTCCATCTTCTCCACCGGCGGCAACATCGGCATCGCGCTCGGGCCGCCGCTCATGACCGCGCTCCTCACCGGCTTCGGGCTGGCCGGCAGCCTCGGCATGCTGGTGCCCGGCTTGCTGGCCGGAGCCCTGCTCACCGCGGTGCTGCCGCGGCTGTCGGCGCCTCCGCCCGCGGTCGCCCAGGCCCGCGCGGCCGCCGCGGGCGCCCGCACCATGGTGGGCGCCATGAGCCTGCTCATCCTGGTCGTGGCGATCCGCTCATGGACCCAGCTCGGCTTCACCACCTTCATGCCGTTCTACTGGGAGAACGTGCTCCACGGCGATCCGCGGCTGATCGGCACCCTGCTCGCCGTGTTCCTCGGCGCCGGCGCGGTCGGAACGCTCGTCGTCGCGCCGCTGGCCGACCGTCTCGGCGCCCGGCGCTGTGTGGTCTGGGTATTCCTCCTCTCCACGCCGATCGCGCTGGGCTTTCTGCTCGTCCGGGGCGGCCCGCTCGTGTTCGTCCTGCTGGCGCTGCTCGGCTTCGTGCTCGTCTCCACCTTCACGATGTCGGTCGTGTTGGGCCAGGCGTATCTGCCCCGCAACCCGGGCCTCGCGTCGGGCCTCATCGTCGGCTTCGCCATCGGCGCGGGCGGCGTCGGGGCGACCGGGCTCGGCTGGGTGGCCGACCACTGGGGCCTGACCTCCGCGCTCGCCATCTCGGCCTCGATGCCCATCGCGGGGTTCGTGGCGGCGCTCTTCCTGCCGGATCCCAGAACCGGTGACCTCGGCTAG
- a CDS encoding acyl-CoA dehydrogenase family protein, translating into MEKFRGVDYYGIDDLLTEEQRMMRDAVRDWVESRFLPIVGQHHRDGSFPTELSRDLGEMGVFGATLKGYGCAGLDNIAYGLIMQELERGDSGLRSFASVQSGLVMYPIHAYGSDAQKDRWLPALQSGAALGCFGLTEPDHGSDPGGMKTRASQKGHEYVLNGTKLWITNGSVADVAVVWAKGDDGEIGGYLVERGTPGFSTLDIHGKFSMRASITSELAFADCRIPLENKLPGVKGLKGPLSCLSQARYGIAWGAIGAAMACYDWALQYSQQRIQFNKPIGSFQLVQQKLVWMITGITKAQLLCWRLGQLKDEGRARPQQISMAKMNNVQMALDSARMARDILGAAGIVDEHPIIRHMLNLETVNTYEGTHDIHTLIVGRDITGLDAFGI; encoded by the coding sequence ATGGAAAAGTTCCGCGGCGTCGACTACTACGGCATCGACGATCTCCTCACCGAAGAGCAGCGGATGATGCGCGACGCGGTTCGCGACTGGGTCGAGTCGCGGTTCCTGCCGATCGTGGGGCAACACCATCGCGACGGCAGCTTCCCGACCGAGCTGTCCCGGGACCTGGGCGAGATGGGGGTGTTCGGGGCGACCCTCAAGGGTTACGGCTGCGCGGGTCTGGACAACATCGCCTACGGCCTCATCATGCAGGAGCTGGAGCGGGGCGACTCCGGCCTGCGCTCGTTCGCCTCGGTGCAGAGCGGCCTCGTCATGTATCCGATCCACGCCTACGGCTCCGACGCCCAGAAGGACCGCTGGCTGCCCGCGCTGCAGTCGGGCGCCGCGCTCGGCTGCTTCGGGCTCACCGAGCCCGATCACGGCTCCGATCCGGGCGGGATGAAGACGCGCGCGAGCCAGAAGGGCCACGAGTACGTGCTCAACGGCACCAAGCTCTGGATCACCAACGGCTCGGTGGCCGACGTGGCGGTGGTGTGGGCCAAGGGCGACGACGGCGAGATCGGCGGGTACCTGGTGGAGCGGGGCACGCCCGGCTTCAGCACGCTCGACATCCACGGCAAGTTCTCGATGCGCGCGTCGATCACCTCGGAGCTGGCGTTCGCGGATTGCCGTATCCCGCTGGAGAACAAGCTGCCCGGGGTGAAGGGCCTCAAGGGTCCGCTGTCGTGTCTCTCGCAGGCGCGCTACGGCATCGCGTGGGGAGCGATCGGGGCGGCCATGGCCTGCTACGACTGGGCCCTGCAGTACTCCCAGCAGCGCATCCAGTTCAACAAGCCGATCGGCTCGTTTCAGCTCGTGCAGCAGAAGCTGGTGTGGATGATCACCGGGATCACCAAGGCCCAGCTCCTGTGCTGGCGGCTCGGCCAGCTGAAGGACGAGGGCCGCGCGCGCCCGCAGCAGATCTCGATGGCCAAGATGAACAACGTGCAGATGGCGCTCGACTCGGCGCGGATGGCGCGCGACATCCTCGGCGCCGCCGGCATCGTCGACGAGCACCCGATCATCCGCCACATGCTGAACCTCGAAACCGTCAACACCTACGAAGGTACGCACGACATCCACACCCTGATCGTGGGCCGCGACATCACCGGCCTCGACGCGTTCGGCATCTGA
- a CDS encoding HD domain-containing protein — MKGVDTYQGRGLIADPIHQYILYTRPDGRPGEATEQDLMDSPWMQRLRRVPQLQSARWVFPAAEHSRFQHSLGAMHLAGRFAQQLHRSLKAEFPEGPSAPLFEELMRVAGLLHDVGHGPFGHFFDDNFLADFDLTHEKVGQRIIREELGDLIRGLRRSPWGAFDEGEHIDPEWICYLMGKSYTVPVKEHPPWLAHLKPLLSGIYTADNMDYVLRDSYMCGVAVGPIDIERIMYYSFFSEKGLTLDRGGIQAFIMFLNARFYLYTNVYYHRTTRGIDLHLKEIFRETMKMVFPFDLNKDLQPYLNMTEWTLLEEVARWEHSDDPDRRAVGREWRQILDRRLKWRMSHEVVLDLFEPRRGQSFMKAEDVEQRVRELLPAGLRGFPFKIDMAQQDPRPLNPIGMQDRQIYVYDAASRTVSAEPLKELLKYLPGKVAQCRIFAMSHEHDQQLARALEQALGEDRPAHPTNL, encoded by the coding sequence ATGAAGGGCGTCGATACCTACCAGGGGCGCGGTCTCATCGCCGACCCCATCCACCAGTACATCCTCTACACGCGGCCCGACGGGCGGCCCGGCGAGGCCACCGAGCAGGACCTGATGGACTCGCCGTGGATGCAGCGTCTGCGGCGCGTGCCCCAGCTGCAGTCGGCGCGCTGGGTGTTCCCGGCCGCCGAGCACAGCCGCTTCCAGCACTCGCTCGGGGCCATGCACCTGGCCGGCCGCTTCGCGCAGCAGCTGCATCGCTCGCTGAAGGCGGAGTTCCCGGAGGGGCCCTCCGCCCCGTTGTTCGAGGAGCTGATGCGGGTGGCCGGGCTGCTCCACGACGTGGGCCACGGCCCCTTCGGCCACTTCTTCGACGACAACTTCCTGGCCGACTTCGACCTGACCCACGAGAAGGTCGGCCAGCGCATCATTCGCGAAGAGCTGGGCGATCTCATCCGTGGCCTGCGGCGCAGCCCCTGGGGCGCCTTCGACGAGGGCGAGCACATCGATCCGGAATGGATCTGCTACCTGATGGGCAAGAGCTACACGGTGCCGGTCAAGGAGCACCCCCCCTGGCTCGCCCACCTCAAGCCGCTGCTCTCCGGCATCTACACCGCCGACAACATGGACTACGTGCTGCGCGACTCCTACATGTGCGGGGTCGCGGTCGGTCCCATCGACATCGAGCGCATCATGTACTACTCGTTCTTCAGCGAGAAGGGGCTGACCCTCGATCGCGGCGGCATCCAGGCCTTCATCATGTTCCTGAACGCCCGCTTCTACCTCTACACCAACGTCTACTATCACCGCACGACTCGCGGCATCGACCTGCACCTGAAGGAGATCTTCCGCGAGACCATGAAGATGGTCTTCCCGTTCGATCTCAACAAGGACCTGCAGCCCTATCTGAACATGACCGAGTGGACGCTGCTGGAGGAGGTCGCCCGCTGGGAGCACTCCGACGATCCGGACCGCCGGGCGGTCGGGCGGGAGTGGCGGCAGATCCTCGACCGTCGCCTCAAGTGGCGCATGTCACACGAGGTGGTGCTCGACCTCTTCGAGCCGCGCCGCGGGCAGAGCTTCATGAAGGCGGAGGACGTGGAGCAGCGGGTGCGCGAGCTGCTGCCCGCCGGCCTGCGCGGGTTCCCGTTCAAGATCGACATGGCCCAGCAGGACCCGCGGCCCCTGAACCCGATCGGCATGCAGGACCGCCAGATCTACGTGTACGACGCGGCGTCGCGCACCGTGTCGGCCGAGCCGCTGAAGGAGCTGCTGAAGTACCTGCCGGGCAAGGTCGCGCAGTGCCGCATCTTCGCGATGAGCCACGAGCACGACCAGCAACTCGCCCGCGCGCTCGAGCAGGCGCTGGGCGAGGACCGTCCCGCGCACCCCACCAATCTCTGA
- a CDS encoding S1C family serine protease: MSRVRIALTAVALIGLLLPGETPAAPSDRAPRPDPRQISPLVSQIRRVEPAVVGIRVEVDADRPSAATLGTERWGSGVIFDADRGYAITVSYVLLDARRIEVALRNGRRVSARLTGLDLEVGVGVLQLEGRGPWPAAMLGDSKTVAAGEVTGTVGVTDDGDLVSTPSRVESVQPFAAAWEYMLDRAFIVAPYNSAFGGAALVNAAGSVIGVTSLRLGEAPHVNLAIPIEKFLAHKDDLLANGRVMGRAPRPWLGLYTESVRGGVAVSGLNPMSPARAAGIRPGDVIVALNGTPVASREEFYRALWQSPMDQDVRVTVVRAGAREAIAVRPADRYRFYRTSDK, from the coding sequence GTGTCGCGCGTGCGGATCGCGCTGACCGCGGTCGCCCTGATCGGCCTGCTCCTGCCCGGCGAGACGCCCGCCGCGCCGTCCGACCGCGCCCCGCGCCCGGATCCGCGTCAGATCTCCCCGCTCGTCTCGCAGATCCGGCGCGTCGAGCCCGCGGTGGTGGGCATCCGCGTGGAGGTGGACGCCGATCGGCCGTCGGCGGCCACGCTGGGCACCGAGCGCTGGGGCAGCGGCGTCATCTTCGACGCCGATCGCGGCTACGCGATCACCGTGAGCTACGTGCTCCTGGACGCCCGGCGCATCGAGGTCGCGCTCCGCAACGGCCGGCGGGTGTCGGCCCGGCTGACCGGCCTCGATCTGGAGGTGGGCGTCGGCGTGCTCCAGCTCGAGGGTCGCGGGCCGTGGCCCGCCGCGATGCTCGGCGATTCGAAGACGGTCGCCGCGGGCGAGGTGACCGGCACGGTGGGCGTCACCGACGACGGCGACCTGGTCTCGACCCCGAGCCGCGTCGAGTCGGTGCAACCGTTCGCGGCGGCGTGGGAGTACATGCTGGACCGCGCGTTCATCGTGGCCCCGTACAACTCGGCGTTCGGCGGCGCCGCGCTGGTGAATGCGGCCGGCAGCGTCATCGGCGTCACCTCGCTGCGCCTGGGCGAGGCGCCGCACGTCAACCTCGCCATCCCGATCGAGAAATTCCTCGCCCACAAGGACGATCTCCTCGCCAACGGCCGCGTCATGGGCCGCGCGCCGCGACCGTGGCTCGGGCTCTACACCGAGTCGGTGCGGGGAGGGGTGGCGGTCTCCGGCCTGAATCCGATGAGTCCGGCCCGGGCCGCGGGCATCCGTCCCGGCGACGTCATCGTGGCCCTGAACGGGACACCGGTGGCCAGCCGCGAGGAGTTCTACCGGGCGCTGTGGCAGTCGCCGATGGATCAGGACGTGCGAGTGACGGTGGTGCGGGCGGGCGCTCGCGAGGCCATCGCGGTCCGTCCGGCGGACCGCTACCGTTTCTATCGCACCTCCGACAAGTAG
- the rfbB gene encoding dTDP-glucose 4,6-dehydratase has translation MKILVTGGAGFIGSNYVRHVLAAHPGDSVVNLDKLTYAGNLENLRDVEHDPRYSFVHGDICDGPRVREAMRGVDAVVHFAAETHVDRSNRGADDFLRTNVTGTFTLLEAARELGVGRFLAVSTDEVYGSIAEGAARETDPLNPSNPYSASKAAADLLVRAYWTTHRLPVLITRSSNNFGPYQYPEKVIPLFVTNALEGQPLPLYGDGRNVRDWLYVLDNCAAIDLVLRRGRDGEIYNIGGSTEVENIALTRRILSLLGRPESLIRPVTDRPGHDRRYALDSGKVKTLGWTPATTFDAALAATVEWYRGHESWWRPIKTGAFRQYYQSQYATG, from the coding sequence ATGAAGATCCTGGTCACGGGCGGCGCCGGCTTCATCGGGTCCAACTACGTCCGTCACGTGCTGGCCGCGCATCCCGGTGACTCGGTGGTGAACCTGGACAAGCTGACCTATGCGGGCAACCTCGAGAATCTCCGCGACGTCGAGCACGACCCCCGCTACAGCTTCGTGCACGGCGACATCTGCGACGGCCCCCGCGTGCGCGAGGCGATGCGGGGCGTGGACGCGGTGGTGCACTTCGCGGCCGAGACGCACGTCGACCGCTCGAACCGGGGCGCCGACGACTTCCTTCGCACCAACGTGACCGGCACCTTCACGCTGCTGGAGGCCGCGCGCGAGCTGGGAGTGGGTCGCTTCCTCGCGGTGAGCACCGACGAGGTCTACGGCAGCATCGCGGAGGGGGCGGCGCGGGAGACCGATCCGCTCAACCCGTCGAATCCCTACTCGGCGTCGAAGGCCGCCGCCGATCTCCTGGTGCGCGCCTACTGGACGACGCATCGGCTGCCGGTGCTGATCACGCGGAGCAGCAACAACTTCGGGCCGTACCAGTACCCGGAGAAGGTCATCCCGCTGTTCGTGACCAACGCGCTCGAAGGCCAGCCGCTGCCGCTCTACGGCGACGGCCGGAACGTGCGCGACTGGCTCTACGTCCTCGACAACTGCGCGGCGATCGACCTGGTGCTGCGCCGCGGCCGCGACGGGGAGATCTACAACATCGGGGGCAGCACCGAGGTCGAGAACATCGCCCTGACCCGGCGGATCCTCTCGCTGCTCGGCCGGCCCGAGAGCCTGATCCGGCCGGTCACGGATCGGCCCGGTCACGACCGCCGCTACGCGCTCGACTCCGGGAAGGTCAAGACGCTCGGCTGGACGCCGGCCACGACCTTCGACGCCGCGCTCGCCGCCACCGTGGAGTGGTACCGCGGCCACGAGTCGTGGTGGCGGCCGATCAAGACCGGCGCGTTCCGCCAGTACTACCAGAGCCAGTACGCGACCGGGTAG
- a CDS encoding dTDP-4-dehydrorhamnose 3,5-epimerase family protein has translation MAADDPIELTDAAKRAFSLQDYGPPPVIDGVQLVELKRFTDDGGSFMELVRLQRGMATALPGFECRQVNYSELEAGAIKAFHVHRRQTDVWFVPPGDKMLVILLDVREGSKSRGAQRRIVLGDGTSRLLAIPPGVAHGVKNLAASRGHIIYLVDTQFSPDPDQTEEGRLPWDFAGPEIWDIARG, from the coding sequence ATGGCGGCCGACGACCCGATCGAGCTGACCGACGCGGCCAAGCGGGCGTTCTCGCTCCAGGACTACGGCCCCCCGCCGGTGATCGACGGCGTGCAGCTGGTCGAGCTGAAGCGCTTCACCGACGACGGGGGCTCGTTCATGGAGCTGGTCCGCCTGCAGCGGGGCATGGCGACGGCGCTGCCCGGCTTCGAGTGCCGGCAGGTCAACTACAGCGAGCTGGAGGCGGGGGCCATCAAGGCGTTCCACGTGCACCGTCGCCAGACCGATGTCTGGTTCGTGCCGCCCGGCGACAAGATGCTCGTGATCCTGCTGGACGTGCGCGAGGGCTCGAAGAGCCGGGGCGCGCAGCGCCGGATCGTGCTCGGCGACGGCACCTCGCGCCTGCTCGCCATTCCTCCCGGAGTGGCCCACGGGGTGAAGAATCTCGCCGCGTCGCGGGGCCACATCATCTATCTGGTCGACACGCAGTTCTCGCCCGATCCCGACCAGACCGAGGAAGGGCGCTTGCCGTGGGACTTCGCGGGGCCCGAGATCTGGGACATCGCGCGGGGATGA